The DNA region GGCGGTGACGGCGATTTTTtgtcgtcgaggaagttTCAGTGGCATGATCATCGGGATCGGGAGGAGAAAGATCAGAAAGTCTGTAAAGACGCCCAAACTAGAACAAGCTGTGAGTTTCCAAACAACGCGtcggggggagggtgagtgGTGAGGGTGTTCATACCTGGTGTTAACCCACCAAATAGACTCGGTATGACAGTAGCTGGCCTTGACTCTGGGATCCCACACAGACTGGAGTGGAATGCAAAAGGTGAGCGTGGTGCCGAGTGCCCACACATTATGCACAGCGACGAAGATGAGCATCGCCCACGAACATTTCTTCGCCCAGTCATACGTGAAGATAGTCACGTATATCACGCAAATCGAAATCTTGCTGAGTCCCAAGGAGACGCAGTAGAAGAGCAGGGAAAAATACCATGTCTGGGCACTAGAATCAGTCTCTCTCATCTGTCGTAATAGGTCGGGAGAAGGTGGCGTACCTTGAGCATCTTGAGAAAGTTTTCTTTCGGCTCAACATCATATACGTGTTTCCCCATTCCATAGCCAACTTCCACTGTAATCACGGCCGACATGGCTGCAGCTACGAGCTAGCAGACTGTTAGAGGACCGCTTCAAAGTGATAATCTCGCTGAGGGGACGTACAAGTGCTGCAAGGACCAGCCAATCTGCGGCACCAAGACTCCGGACAATCTTGATGCGAGTCCAGAATCTCAAGGCGACAAATATGGCGGCGAAGCTAAAAGCGACCCAGACCGAAGCCGTTATCTCAGGCCCTCTGGAATCATGCGGCCAATCTTCCTTGGGCCCGTACAGGGCAATGAGTGCACGCTCTTCATCTTCTAGACTGGGGCCCATCGAGTCGTTATAACTGTCGTCGAAAGAATTGAGAAACGGACATGCCTATCAGCAGAGGAAGCGCAGGATGGTGGTACTCAAACAAGGGCTGCTGGACATGGCTCTGTCTTGTCACAAAACCAGCAGGCAAGAAGAGTGAGAGAGGCAAGGTGAGGTTAGCTACTTGGCTATCCAGGAGCGTGGATCTCTATCGTCTTTAAAGAGTGCCCCCAGTAACCTAAAGGCCAGGGTGAGGGTTCAGCAGCATCGCCTAGCAAATCCCTGCGGTCCCATCGCCCCATTCACTAGCATGTAACTTATGGACAGCAGGGGTTAGTGGCATTCAGGGGTAGCATCCGGGAGCTTTGCTTGGGCCAACGGGTGGTAGGGTACATGCTGTTTCTTGGGGAAAGCCATCTGGGGTAGTGGAACAACCTCATCAATCAAGCGACCTCATAGCGCAATGCGTACATGAAGCGATGAAACTGGCAGACCAGCTTTCGTCACCCGAGCCTGGCGATGGGATAAACATGTCGGAGTCTAGTATCGCCCCGTTAGTGGTACGGGCTAGAGGTCGACGACATCCACTTAGCAGCGCCACGGCACTGACGGGTTTCTATCTGAAGCGGTAAGCCCCATCACCGGTGTGGACTTGGAAATCCACAGAGTACAGAACCGGTGAGTCGGAATGGGACGAATTGGTCAGGGGATCGTCAGGTTTGCAATTCTGAAACCAAGGCTTGAATGCGGTGACAAAAATCTTGGGTCCCTCCTGGCTGCGTCGATCCAGTTATGCAGCAGTGATGCTTCGGAATTGGGGCGCCTGCAGCAGCCTCAAAATGTGGGGGATTGTCGGAAGCTCTGTGTGGGCAAATGGGAAAAGATGCCATCTTCCTTGTGGAGGCAGATGGCTATTTTTGCGCGGCGCAAGAGATCTTTTGTTGCGCAGAGCGGGGGAGGATTTATTAGAAATAATCACGGTGTTGACCCAACTGAGTTACTGCGCCGAGCCAGCAAGCTTTTGTGTTCTCTAGGGCAGGGACGATCACACCTCCTGCTTCTTGCGGCAGCCACAAAATTAGCCACCGTCGACCAGCCCCAACAAGAGGAAGCAGACAGAAGAAGCTATTCGCAATCTCATCGAGCAAGGTCCGATGTTGTAGGTGGCCATCACGTCAGTCTAGCACACTCAAATGTGGAACATCTCACGGATCGCACGGCGATCTCCTCATTTTTTGCCTGGTGTAACCCTGATCTGATGATCGGCTGAGTTGCCTGCCTCGCTGCCAAGACCAGTTGCCTGCCGGCAAGTGTTGGCCCATGCGTGCCCCACCAAAATTTCCAACACCGCGGGGCAGCTGTTTGATGCAATGAGCCTTCAGATCACAAGCATCAAGTTCACTTTCATACTCTTACCTCTTACCACCAAAACCAGCCCTTCAAGCAGCGCACGTCGTCTATTCTTGAATCATTTCAAATTGCAGTACAACCCACTCTACActtctcaacaaccaacatACCAATTCACCATGTCCGCCACACCCTTcgacgaagatgacgaccCCATCATGGCCGAGTACAACCTCTTCGTCAAGCCCCCCCTTCCCGAAAACCGCaagctcgtcctcctccagtTCTTCAACAAGACCGCCaccgacccctccaccctccgcATCCCCCACATCATCGGAATGCGCCACAAGCCCGAGTCCGGTTTCTACGAGGTAGACCTCCCAATGGACATCAACACGGCCTACGACCGCAACAAAGGCGTAGAGATGGGCACCGCCCTCACCAAGTCTCTCGAGGCGAAAAAGGGCGGCACGCACGGTTTGGCGGGTGGATTCAGCTCCGTAGGTCCCGCCgcgacagcagcaagcagaGGTCGGCGGATGGCCcctggtgaggaggaatcgCCACGGATGAACTTCGAGGAGGCCGCGAGGAAGAACATGGTGCTCAAGACGCAGACGCTGAGCGGGCATCGCATTGCGAACGAAAACGTACCTCACAGTTATGTTGGTGTCTTCAAGGGCAGTAAGTTAACCTTCCTCACTCTTTACCCATTCCCACTGTCCTCTTACTgaccgccccctccccctcagatAACATCCACCTAACCCCCTTCAGCGACACCGTCAACCTCCGCCCCTTCCAACCGCACCTTGATGCCGTCACCGAGCAAGAACGCCTCAACCGTCCCAACCCAAACGCACCCCAAGACGCCGCCCCCGGCGCCCGCGCCCCAGGCCGCGCAATCCAAATGTCTCTCAAGTCAGCCATGGACGGCGTGGCGACTGACACTATGGCTGACCGGACGCACAAGGTCCAGCTGGAAAAGTGGCAGCACTTGGATTACATGCCCGACGACACGAACGGTGCCTGGCAGGCCTACAGGGAGAACCTCTTGTTGGTTCCAGAACAGGATTTGGAAGGGGTCAACAAGGAGGGGACGAAGGAGGATGCAAAGGGCAAGACGAAGGAGGTGGCCGATGAGAGGGATAAGATCTGTGCCATGCCCGATCTTGTCGACAAGGTTGCGCATTTGAGGACAGACTGGGATGAGGAGAAGTATATCAAGATTATAACGGAAAAGTGGTAGTTTTTGGCATTTGGGCAAGGTGTCTTGGTGGTTGTCGTAAAGGTGGAGTTTAATGGCGTTTTTTGTGTTTTGGGGGCTACTTCATAGAAAGGGAAGGTTTTACTAGTATAAAGTATAATCGATACCCTCCCCGTCTTTCAATCGAACATAAGAGACTAAGGATTTGAGTTGGCACAACTCCTCATTGTATCTTGATGCATGTGCATACATACTGGGTGTTGGAGAATGAATGGTGGATATATCCAGCAGCCTGAAGCAGAATAACGGCCTTTGTCAACAAAAACGACAGCTTCAACTTGAAATTGCCATATTAACATGACACAGAGACAGAAACAAGACAGACTGTGCTATGGACTTTGTTTACAGACATGTCCCAAATACCGCACGCAAGATATCAATAATTCACGTATGGCTATGCACCTAATTTTAGACAAAAAATCGCATTAACTTCCACACCAGCCTTTCCTGACTCTCCCTCCAGAAGTTCCCCGCCATTTTCCACCATCCGTTTTGTTGGGTATCATTGCCAGTTAGAGCAGCTTTCCATAAATACTATTGTGCAAGGAAAAATAATGCGCTGCCAGTATAGAACCTGCCGTGCTTTGTGCGCTCCGCTTCATGATGCATCAAAACTTTTGTGCGATTAtgacgaaaagaaaatccaGGATTGACACCTATCAAAGATCCTTCTGCCCTCAGCGGTACGAGATCCTGCCAAACCTGGCACTGCTCATTAATTACTGTAGCAGCTCGACATCCAACCCAATGCTGCGCATGAAGAGGTTCACATTCTGGAGACGCTGGGCGCCCATGTCTGCGGGGAGTGTCTTTGACAAAGCGACCGTATCCATGACGCGGTCCTTGACAGCAAGTACaagcctctgctgctgctcgggGCTAGCTCCTATGCCAAGCGCCGCGAGCAGTTGCCATACGTAAATGTCATCGGCGGTGTTCACAGAGCCAGGAAACATATAGGGAAGCGTAGGTTCGAGACGATCGAAAAAGTCAGTGTGACACATGTCCCTGTATTTCGTTAGCCATGGTCGTGGTGGTATTGGGTGAACATCAACTTACCAAGCCTGCCaggatggatgggtgttTCCAACATTAACCTTAATAATTTCGGCGCGGCTCAGGATCATGGTGATCATCGAAGCTCCGATGCGACTCTTTGCAATAATGTCCAATCGTTGCTTGGAAAGAATAGACAACAGACCGGCAACGATGTCAAGATCGAGCTCGTtcaagaagttgaagagCGTATTCATGACGGCGTTGGAGAAAATGTGAATATTCTCGCGCATTGCAGCTGTCAGCTGGACCGCGGCGGACGTCACCTGGGCGTtgacaacaacatcaagctTGTCAAGATTGACGATAACCAAGGTGAGAATGGTGGTGCGCTGCTCCTGGCTGAGATGGCGGAAGATCCTGTTCATAGCCTTCATACCCTTGTTATATGACAGAAGCGCAACAAAAGGATGGGGGTGTCCCGGTTGAGGTTCATCGTAGACTCTCAGCGCGGACCACAGATCCTGGTTCAGGGCTTGGGCTTCGTTGCTCCAACGCATGCCCCGCTGGTGACCTTCAGCGTCGGTGTCGCTTGTAGGGGGAGGTGGCAGGACGCGGTCGTGGTCTTCCATCTTCATGAGTATGGTATAGATGCGTTCAATGGTGCGCAGATCACTCTTACGATCGCCGGCACTGACGACCTTGTGCGCACTGCTAGGACGGTTGGCATCATCGGTGCTCTCTGTGCGCTTGATGTTAAGCAGCGGCTTGGGTGTCTTGGCGTTGCTGAATGAAATTTTGCCCAGACTTCCCTCGATAACGAGTTGCTTGTTCTTGGGCTTGTTCTTGGCAGCTTCAACAGCTCGCTGGACCTGCTGTTCCATACGCTGCATATGATTCTCAGGGCCTCGGTGGCGACGCATGTGACCCGACCTGTTGCCAGTCTGGAAAAGATAGGTCTGTGCAAAGTTGTTGAGCGGCTGGTTGGGGTGTTGCCTTTGACCGCCCTGAAGCGAGCTATGAACTTGATAGTAAAAATCTTCGGCAAGCGACTCATCACTCCCGTGCTCGTTCGGATTGCCAGTGGCGGCAACAAGCTGCTGAAGCTGAATGCGTGTGACGAAGCTTTTGTCCTGGGGTGTCATGACACCGTTGTCACGAGACATCAGGTAGATCTTGTGGTTCCGTTTAGCACGCTTAGCCTCCTGTTCCATGTAGGCGGCCCTTTGCTCTTCGGTAAGTTGGGACACCTGGGATGGATGCGTTATGATGTTGGACTGTCTCCCGAAAGAACCCTGCTGTCTATGGGCGGGTTGAGTTGGGGGGGCAGAAGGCCCTGATACCGGAGGCGTGGGATGCTGCTGCATCCCCATTCTAGCGGCATCTCCAGAGAGACGATTCGGATTCTGCAAGATTTGAGTTGGCTGAACAGAAGTCGATGACGGTTGCCGTTGATGAGCAGCAGGTTGGACCGGGGGCTGGGGCGAAGGCGCTTGGGTGGACTGAGGTCTTTGCAGTACGTGAATCGGGAGAGCTTGTCTGGTATGATCAACCGGGGGAACAAATTGTTGCTGAGCCGGTTGAGCAAATTGAATGGCCGGGTCATAAGGGATTTGCGAAGGGCCTTGAGCATGAGGAGCCGGAGATGGTGTAGCTtgggcagccttggcctgGGCCTGAGCTCTCATTTGAGCCTCGACTTCCTCCAAGCTTAGAATCTTGCGACTGGGCGCGGAACTCGACTGGGCAGCCTGCTGGGAGACCTGAGGGGCAGGCTGTGCCGGCTTCTTCGGCGCCACACCCCAGAGAGAGGCATCGACCTGCAATTCGGGAACCGgctcgttgttgttgtactTGTCATTTGAATACTTCTCGTAGCCGGTGCGATAGTGGCCCTGAGATGTATAGCCGTACGAGGCTGCGCTTTGAAGAGACGGCTGACCGTAAGACATCTGCTGGACAGGCTGGGCAGGCTGGGCGGACCGGGCCGGCGGTTGCTGACGGTTGAAAAGATAATGTTCCTCCTCGATGGCATTCTGAACCTTGGCAGTTTGCGAGAAGAAATCAAAATCCTTGCCAACAGGCGCGGCAGCTATGTCGCTAGTATCCCCAAAAGTATCATCGTTGTAGGCGTCCTTTGTTTCTTCGAGCTGATCTCCAAGCCCGTCATAGGTGTCTTCAAACTCCAAAGCATCGCCATCGTCGTCTCGGCCAGAAAGGCCTTGGAAGGGATTGTGGGCCTGTGAAAAGCCAGTGGCCGCCGTGTTATGGCCGTTATTGAATCCAAAGAACGACATGATTGCGACTTCGGTGGAAGGTGCAGAGACGCAGAGGTCGAGAGAATTACTAAACGAGGGATATTAGCCACTGATACGATAAATGATACTGTGAAAGCCCATGGCCGAAGTAGGGCAGAATCAAGGGGGCAGCCCTGGCGGTTGCGTCAAGGCATAGTCGACGCCGAAGGCTCCAAATGGCGCAGCCAGACCCGTTGGTCGCGGGCAAAGGCGATCCACGTGCACATGGCTAGTAAGGGGAAGGAAATGTATAGTACTTACAGCGTGGAAAATAGAGATAGCCTTGTGGTCGGGTCGGTCAAATATCATGATGATGTGATCGATGCGACCAGATTGCGAAGGTGGGATGGCCGGAACAAGCGAACCGTGAAGGCGGCACGCTTGTGGATGGAGCTGTATACTGCTGAAAAGAAACACAACAAACTCGAGCCCGAAAACAGAAACAAGATCGCGGCAAAGCGCCGCGGGAAAACAAACAGGTGGCGAGGCAAAGGAAAGGGACGAAGTGAATAGGTATCCAGGCGGATGAGGTAACCttggagttggaggttgCGAGAGCCAGTGGGTCATCACTGTGTGGCTCACCCAAAGAATGGAGCGCTAAGTGGGATATGTAAATGATCCGGTTGACCAATAGGCGTTGCCATTGACCCCGGATTATCTCGGATTATTgctgtggtgggggggaagtgGGAGAGTCGTGCACGGAGCACACAATCCTCCTGCAACACCCCGCATCTGACAACTTCAGCCAAATCTTCAGAGGTTTGGTTCTGCCCGTTGCATTTACAGCGGGACCAGCTGCTCCTGGATATTTTAAGCCTGCTCCCAATATCCATATTGCCCTGGACCGAGTATCGTAATGCTTGCTTTCAACTACCATCTATCACATGTTACTTTGGCGAAGCATCACTGCTTGTATGGAAGTTCTGCACAACAGCCTACCTTTAAGCAACCTCCCTGTCTAGGTATCAGTTGGACGACCAACAACATGAACCAACAGGGCAAGCATGCCTCTCTAAAGAATGCCTACGAGCCGTTGGGTAAGAATCAGTTTTGCCCAGCTCCTTGCTGCACAAACTGTCTTTTAGTTGCGGCGCCGTCACTCAGAAGATTCAAGCATCGGCAGTGTCCCACATCAAGCCCCACGCGGAGAGCAGCCCGGTTCCTGGCGGCGCGGGACCTGCGGATCGGATCTCCCTCCAGCTAGGTACTGTCGGATAGCAAGAGGAATTCAAAGGGTCCAAACTGCAGGCAATATAGAGTCACCTGCGTGTTTTCTATGGCCCCAAGCATCTGTGGCATTCTGCTTGCATTGCATTGTCGCTGTCCCCAAGCGAGGCAGGGTCTTCGGCGTCCGAAGGGCTGGAGATGCAAGGGTTTTACGAGATTTGGCGACCTCTGTGACAAAAGGTTCCATCATATCTTGGGGTCTATGTGGATTGGTTGTGTGACAGTTAGAGGTGTACCTGAGGAGCACTGAGACCATCCCTTAATTCCCTGGACTTTTTTGGCGCTTGGCCCCAAGGGACAGAACGTCCGCTCTACTATTTTTCTCTCCATTCCTACACCTCCACGTCGTGGATTCTTGACTCTCTGAAACCCTTGAGAAGCGCAGGTTATGACAGGCTGTTCCTGAACCTAGTCACCAACGATATGCTCCATCAATAAGCTCCCTGGTTTCGTTTGGACACGGCGTCCCCACCAATAACGTTAAGCTTTGGCCTGGAACAACTCCTCGCCACGATCACGAATTGCCCTTGGGCGTTTCCAAAACCCAAGCGCTGTCTGGAGACCTCTACCACGCACTCACCAGTTTGGCGATCGcatcttcttttcttcttcctcgtccgcCACAGCCATCAAAACGCCCAACGATTTGACTGGCATCCTTCACCATGGCGGCCGGCAGCGCTCGCTATGTGCGCTACATCCTAATTGCCTTTTTCGTACGTCAGCCCTCAAGGTGGTGCCCCAGCTTTGCTGTGAAGACTTCCTGTTAACGCGTGCGCTCTAGGTATTGGCAGTTTTCTACTTTATATCGGATTCTAGCAATGCGATTTCCCAAAATATTACTATCCCCCATGGCAACAAGGGCACCGATGACCACGCCCACAAGGATGCCGTTTTAAacaaccagcccaacagccatgatgctgctggtgatacccacaacaccaagaacaagcccGCGATCCCCAAGGTTGGCGCTAACATCGATCCCGCCGAGTACCCGCTGGCCATGACCCCAAATGACCCCGGATTCCACGATCTGTCCGGCATCAAGGGAGGACCCCGCGTTAACGCAACCTTCGTTACCCTGGCACGCAACTCTGACGTCTGGGAGATTGCCAAGTCCATTCGTCAAGTTGAGGACCGTTTCAACCGGAGATACAACTACGACTGGGTGTTCTTGAATGACCAGCCCTTCGACGACACTTTCAAGAAAGTCACAACATCCCTTTGCTCGGGCAAGACGCACTATGGTCTCATTGGCGAGGAACACTGGGGTTTCCCTGATTTCATCGAccaggagaaggccaagaaggttCGCGAGGATATGAAAGAGCGCAAGATCATTTACGGCGACAGCGTCAGCTACCGCCACATGTGCCGCTTCGAGtctggcttcttcttccgccAGCCCTTGATGATGAACTACGAATACTACTGGCGTGTCGAGCCCTCGGTCGAGCTGTTCTGCGACATCCACTACGATCCCTTCCGCTTCATGCACGAGAATGGAAAGAAGTACAGTTTCGTGCTCAGCTTGTACGAGTACATTGAGACCATCCCCACCCTGTGGGACAGTGTCACCAAGTTTATGAAGAATCACCCCGAGCACATTGCTGAGGACAACTCCATGGGTTTCCTGAGTGATGACGGTGGCAAGACGTACAACAAGTGCCACTTCGTAAGTGGTTTCTCTGCGCTCAATTTGAGGTGATGTGCTGCTAATAGTCTTCTAGTGGTCGAACTTTGAGATTGGTAGCTTGAGCTGGCTCCGCTCCAAGGCATACATTGACTACTTTGAGTCTCTCGACAGGGATGGCGGTTTCTTCTACGAGCGCTGGGGTGATGCCCCTGTGCACTCGATTGCTGCCGCCCTCATGCTTCCCAAGGACCAGATTCACTTCTTCAACGACATTGCCTACTACCACGTGCCCTTCACCCACTGCCCAACCGGTGAGAAGCTCCGCACGGACCTCAAGTGCCACTGCGACCCCAAGAACAACTTTGACTGGAAGGGGTATTCTTGTAAGCATCGATAAGGCCTCCCTCTTCTGGAAACATCCAGCCAACTGACTTCTTCTAGGCACATCAAGATACTTTGAGGTCAACGGTCTAGAGAAGCCCGAGGGCTGGCAAGACCAGACTGACTAAATTGTTTAGTGAGGGCCAATACAGAATAGCTGAGCTGTTTGGAGAATCAGGGATATTGATATAGAGTTGTACCAAATCCTATCGAGTTCATGACTGTTTTTCGTTTTTTTATCTGTCTTTGTCTTAACGAAACATacaaccatcatcaactcatGGTTGACAAACGTACTGGGTCGATTCTTTTTGCGGGAACTAAGGGACGGCCTCGAAATCACACCACAATGGAAGAACAACCAAGGGCTATGCTAGGCAAGCAAGCGATGTTTCAGTCATGTTGGAAATAAGGAGGGTGGAAGTGATGGCGGATTTCGTCAGTATGGAAGTTGACGGTTTTTGGGGGAGTTTCTCGCTGTATATATTGTTACCTTTTCCCCTTGTGATCCTGCCATGGCTTAGACGAATGCGAATCCCATGGGAGTGTTTTGACGTTGACTCTTTTGTCATTGCTGAGCTGCTACGCCCAATTGGTGTTTTTAGATGATCTGTATAATACAATGATGTCCCTCCAATTTTGGCATGACCGACCTAGCCGACCCTTCTCTTGATGTCCGCCTTCTCTCTGCCCAAGTCCAGCTCCCTTATTTGCCCACTCCATAGGTATCATTCCCCCTCATACGCCCCCATCCTTTTCAACCTTAAACCGTCGCCTTCTTAGGCTTCTTCGTCCCAAACTTACTCCTGCTGCTCACCCTGCTGCCCACACCGCCTAGATCGAGCGCTCCGCGCACCAGTCTGTACCGCACACCGGGACAATCCTGGGCTCTGCCGCCGCGGACCAAAACCACGGAGTGCTGCTGGATGTTGTGGCCTTCGCCGGGGATGTAGGCGGTGATGACCTTGCCGGTGGAGAGTCTCACACGAGCAGTCTTGCGCTCGCCAGAGTTGGGCTTTTTGGGCTTGGTGATGCCCACTTTTACGCAGACGCCTTTGAGCTGGGCTGCGTGGATTGCTGAAAGGGCGGGGGAGACGGGGTGGCGGGCTTTTTGGGGTTTTCGGCATCcctggggaggaaggttAGAtattgggaaggggaggggaagaggggggcgaggaggggtAGACGTACTCGGAGGACTTGGTTGAGGGTTGcggattgggagggggtggttgagaaGGTTCTGATGGGGGAGGCGACAGGGAGGAGTGATGGTCTGAAGACCAGGTTTTTGAAAAAGGATGCCATGGTGAGAGAGCTGGGTGTGTGAATGGCGGGCGAGACTGAAGAtatcgccgtcgtcgtcctcgtcctcgtcgcgAATTGGCAGGCCGGGCGATGGAAAAGTATCGGATCCACAATTGTTTTCCTGGCTTGGCGCGGGCTGCCCATGACAATCACGGGATGTGGCACGTGCTTTCTCAACCTCCAAATGCTGTCCCGGCAATTGTCGGTTCAAGTGGACCCCTCCCCCGGGTCAGATCACATGGCGTTCTCCATCGTGCGTCTCTCTCCCCGATGTGCGATGACGCTGCTGGGGGTTTGTCCGCGGGGAGCCGCTTGACTGGTTAGTGCAGGTGTTACCTCGGCTTTTGGATTTGTTTCCTGATCGTCCCCTTCCGCCGTTGGAAGCGGATTGCCTGTGGTGCCATTCGGTGCTGCATTCCTCGCTGTGTCCTCTGGGGGGAATGCATCGTTAAGTGCTACTTGGCGGGTCCGTTTCTGTTGAAGAGAAACCGCCCCTCCGAACATAGATCGAAACTAGAGCAGTTCCTCCGGTGTGGTATAAAGACCGTTTAAGctgcccaccccccttttgtCCCTGGACTTTTTGGTTTTCTTGTGATTCCGTTTTCGATTTTCCGGTGCACCATCCCATACCGTTCAACGTCCACCCCGCCCTTTGTACCGTTCCAACCGTCGTCTGTACCCTCTCTACGTTTAACATCACCGAGATGAGGCTCTTCGTGAGAGCATTGCGCCCTGCTGTGCGTAGAAGTCTGGCTGTTTCTGCTCCTAGGATAGCCAGCGGGAGAACGGCTGCTCTTCCTGCTGTTCAGATGTGAGTTCAAGCTGCTGGTGTTTATGGGCAAGGAACTGTAGTTGACAGCCCCCTCCCAGCGCTGCCCGTCCTCTTTCTACCACTGCTCCTCGCCGCGATCCCAGCCTTGCCGATGTCGCCCCAACACCCATCACCCACTTCTCCGAGACCGAGGTCGCCATGGCCGAGGCGGTCCAAAAGTTCGCCAACGACGTCATTCTGCCCAAGGTTCGCGACAtggacgaggccgaggagatggACCCCACCATCGTCGAGCAGCTCTTTGAACAGGGTATCATGGGTGTTGAGATTCCTGAGGAGTACGGCGGTGCCGGCATGAACTTCACCGCTGCGATTGTTGGTATTGAGGAATTGGCCCGTGTCGACCCATCGGTATCTGTCATGGTGGA from Podospora pseudopauciseta strain CBS 411.78 chromosome 6, whole genome shotgun sequence includes:
- the KRE2 gene encoding alpha 1,2-mannosyltransferase 2.4.1 (CAZy:GT15; EggNog:ENOG503NUKP; COG:G); amino-acid sequence: MAAGSARYVRYILIAFFVLAVFYFISDSSNAISQNITIPHGNKGTDDHAHKDAVLNNQPNSHDAAGDTHNTKNKPAIPKVGANIDPAEYPLAMTPNDPGFHDLSGIKGGPRVNATFVTLARNSDVWEIAKSIRQVEDRFNRRYNYDWVFLNDQPFDDTFKKVTTSLCSGKTHYGLIGEEHWGFPDFIDQEKAKKVREDMKERKIIYGDSVSYRHMCRFESGFFFRQPLMMNYEYYWRVEPSVELFCDIHYDPFRFMHENGKKYSFVLSLYEYIETIPTLWDSVTKFMKNHPEHIAEDNSMGFLSDDGGKTYNKCHFWSNFEIGSLSWLRSKAYIDYFESLDRDGGFFYERWGDAPVHSIAAALMLPKDQIHFFNDIAYYHVPFTHCPTGEKLRTDLKCHCDPKNNFDWKGYSCTSRYFEVNGLEKPEGWQDQTD
- a CDS encoding hypothetical protein (COG:J; BUSCO:EOG092653KS; EggNog:ENOG503P2WN); protein product: MGSPRQARKTIVDPILFHRPACQFATRTRTTTAISSVSPAIHTPSSLTMASFFKNLVFRPSLLPVASPIRTFSTTPSQSATLNQVLRGCRKPQKARHPVSPALSAIHAAQLKGVCVKVGITKPKKPNSGERKTARVRLSTGKVITAYIPGEGHNIQQHSVVLVRGGRAQDCPGVRYRLVRGALDLGGVGSRVSSRSKFGTKKPKKATV
- a CDS encoding hypothetical protein (COG:K; EggNog:ENOG503NYD2); the protein is MSLQITSIKFTFILLPLTTKTSPSSSARRLFLNHFKLQYNPLYTSQQPTYQFTMSATPFDEDDDPIMAEYNLFVKPPLPENRKLVLLQFFNKTATDPSTLRIPHIIGMRHKPESGFYEVDLPMDINTAYDRNKGVEMGTALTKSLEAKKGGTHGLAGGFSSVGPAATAASRGRRMAPGEEESPRMNFEEAARKNMVLKTQTLSGHRIANENVPHSYVGVFKGNNIHLTPFSDTVNLRPFQPHLDAVTEQERLNRPNPNAPQDAAPGARAPGRAIQMSLKSAMDGVATDTMADRTHKVQLEKWQHLDYMPDDTNGAWQAYRENLLLVPEQDLEGVNKEGTKEDAKGKTKEVADERDKICAMPDLVDKVAHLRTDWDEEKYIKIITEKW
- the PAT1 gene encoding DNA topoisomerase 2-associated protein pat1 (COG:S; BUSCO:EOG09260S3L; EggNog:ENOG503NVWW) yields the protein MSFFGFNNGHNTAATGFSQAHNPFQGLSGRDDDGDALEFEDTYDGLGDQLEETKDAYNDDTFGDTSDIAAAPVGKDFDFFSQTAKVQNAIEEEHYLFNRQQPPARSAQPAQPVQQMSYGQPSLQSAASYGYTSQGHYRTGYEKYSNDKYNNNEPVPELQVDASLWGVAPKKPAQPAPQVSQQAAQSSSAPSRKILSLEEVEAQMRAQAQAKAAQATPSPAPHAQGPSQIPYDPAIQFAQPAQQQFVPPVDHTRQALPIHVLQRPQSTQAPSPQPPVQPAAHQRQPSSTSVQPTQILQNPNRLSGDAARMGMQQHPTPPVSGPSAPPTQPAHRQQGSFGRQSNIITHPSQVSQLTEEQRAAYMEQEAKRAKRNHKIYLMSRDNGVMTPQDKSFVTRIQLQQLVAATGNPNEHGSDESLAEDFYYQVHSSLQGGQRQHPNQPLNNFAQTYLFQTGNRSGHMRRHRGPENHMQRMEQQVQRAVEAAKNKPKNKQLVIEGSLGKISFSNAKTPKPLLNIKRTESTDDANRPSSAHKVVSAGDRKSDLRTIERIYTILMKMEDHDRVLPPPPTSDTDAEGHQRGMRWSNEAQALNQDLWSALRVYDEPQPGHPHPFVALLSYNKGMKAMNRIFRHLSQEQRTTILTLVIVNLDKLDVVVNAQVTSAAVQLTAAMRENIHIFSNAVMNTLFNFLNELDLDIVAGLLSILSKQRLDIIAKSRIGASMITMILSRAEIIKVNVGNTHPSWQAWDMCHTDFFDRLEPTLPYMFPGSVNTADDIYVWQLLAALGIGASPEQQQRLVLAVKDRVMDTVALSKTLPADMGAQRLQNVNLFMRSIGLDVELLQ